Proteins from one Palaemon carinicauda isolate YSFRI2023 chromosome 26, ASM3689809v2, whole genome shotgun sequence genomic window:
- the LOC137620083 gene encoding uncharacterized protein: MEQDSLVNAIRRFVARRGPIKRMWSDNGTNIVATERELREALQRFNKGEIRDTLSIQGIEWNFHTPHASHFGGVWKHLIRSVRRALTAACLQQVTTDETLHTLFCEEEAVVKSRPLTKINDDPNCPAPLTPNMILTLKGSPDPFTSTYKKDMYVKTRWRQAQFLTDEFWHRWIHEYLPLLQERQK, translated from the coding sequence ATGGAACAAGACTCCCTCGTCAATGCCATCAGGCGTTTCGTCGCTCGCAGGGGGCCTATCAAGAGAATGTGGTCCGACAACGGGACCAACATTGTGGCCACGGAACGAGAGCTAAGAGAAGCTCTCCAGCGCTTCAACAAAGGAGAAATCAGAGACACACTCTCGATCCAAGGCATAGAGTGGAACTTTCATACACCACATGCCTCACACTTCGGTGGAGTGTGGAAGCATCTGATCAGGTCCGTCCGAAGAGCCCTCACAGCAGCCTGTCTCCAACAAGTCACGACTGATGAAACGCTTCACACTCTGTTCTGCGAAGAGGAGGCTGTTGTTAAAAGCAGACCTCTGACGAAGATCAACGACGACCCGAACTGCCCTGCCCCTCTCACGCCTAACATGATCCTAACTTTGAAAGGGTCACCCGATCCCTTCACCTCCACATACAAGAAGGACATGTATGTGAAGACGCGATGGAGACAGGCACAGTTCCTCACTGACGAATTCTGGCACAGGTGGATACATGAGTATCTCCCCCTGCTTCAGGAGCGCCAGAAGTAG
- the LOC137620084 gene encoding uncharacterized protein — protein sequence MPHHSVRHPVKQKDRVVFDLKARHRGTSLNEHLMQGPDLTNSLTGVLLRFTEGQHAITADVQMFHQVKVPEEDRDCLRYLWWPEGVTSKELQVFRMASHIFGARSSPSVVNFCLCKTALDFGSKYNEEASNSIRRNFYVDNLLKAMDDEEECIKLTRDLINLCGDGGFRLKQWPSSSKPILAAIPGEERDDSVAVLDLNKDELPTERALGIHWNMSIDVFTFRIVLKDKPFNRRGVLSVVASIYDPLGYLSPVTLIAKILLQEMCRRKLSWDEEMSADELVRWKTWLTQLPQLEEFQLRRSFIPPDFGDVDTLQLHHFADASQTGYGVVSYLRVVGVNGKIHCTLVIGRARVAPLKRTTIPRLELTAAAIAAQMDSKLKTELYLKLAPSVFWTDSTSVLKYLRNPTARYQTFVDNRVNLIRDTSDIMAWRYINTTANPADLASRGLSVADFLQSSFWFSGPDFLKMDETHWPTMPGDVVRGELDPDAEVKISPVFDITKKEPTFIESIATRFSSWLKFVRTVARMTRFIRHMQKARPYSGDSLSSAELRTTENLIWRLTQSMKKS from the coding sequence ATGCCGCACCACTCTGTCAGGCATCCTGTCAAACAGAAAGACCGAGTGGTCTTCGATCTGAAGGCAAGGCACCGAGGAACATCTCTCAACGAACATCTGATGCAAGGCCCCGACCTCACCAATAGCCTGACGGGTGTTCTCCTGCGTTTTACAGAGGGTCAACATGCCATCACAGCAGACGTGCAGATGTTCCATCAAGTGAAGGTACCTGAAGAGGACAGAGACTGCCTGAGGTACCTCTGGTGGCCAGAAGGTGTCACCAGCAAAGAACTGCAAGTCTTCAGAATGGCGTCCCACATTTTTGGCGCAAGATCATCGCCAAGCGTCGTTAACTTCTGCTTATGCAAAACGGCCCTGGACTTCGGAAGCAAGTATAACGAAGAAGCTTCTAACTCTATACGTCGCAACTTCTACGTCGACAACCTCCTCAAGGCGATGGATGATGAGGAAGAATGCATTAAACTGACAAGAGATCTGATCAACCTGTGTGGGGATGGAGGTTTCCGTCTTAAGCAATGGCCCTCCAGCAGCAAGCCAATTCTAGCTGCGATCCCCGGAGAAGAACGAGACGACTCTGTGGCTGTCCTAGACTTGAATAAAGATGAGCTGCCAACTGAACGAGCCCTGGGGATCCATTGGAATATGAGCATAGATGTGTTCACGTTCAGAATCGTCCTTAAAGACAAGCCTTTCAACCGACGTGGTGTGCTCTCTGTTGTTGCATCGATCTACGACCCCTTGGGCTACTTATCCCCCGTCACTTTGATTGCGAAGATCCTGTTGCAAGAAATGTGCCGAAGGAAGCTCTCGTGGGATGAGGAGATGTCTGCTGATGAACTTGTTCGATGGAAGACCTGGCTCACGCAGTTGCCACAACTGGAAGAGTTCCAACTGCGAAGGTCCTTCATACCACCAGACTTCGGAGATGTTGACACCCTTCAGCTGCACCACTTTGCAGACGCAAGTCAGACAGGCTATGGTGTAGTCTCTTACTTGCGTGTAGTTGGTGTTAACGGAAAGATTCATTGCACTCTCGTCATAGGACGGGCGAGAGTTGCCCCTCTGAAAAGGACCACCATCCCTCGTCTTGAGCTGACGGCGGCTGCTATCGCTGCACAGATGGACTCAAAGCTGAAGACTGAGCTCTATCTGAAACTGGCCCCGTCAGTTTTCTGGACTGATAGCACGTCAGTACTGAAATATCTCAGAAATCCGACTGCAAGGTATCAGACCTTCGTGGACAATAGGGTCAATCTCATTAGGGATACATCCGACATTATGGCTTGGAGATACATCAATACTACTGCGAACCCAGCAGATCTCGCGTCACGTGGCCTCTCCGTCGCTGACTTCCTACAATCATCTTTTTGGTTTTCAGGACCAGATTTCCTCAAGATGGACGAAACGCACTGGCCAACCATGCCCGGAGACGTTGTCAGAGGAGAGCTTGATCCTGACGCCGAAGTGAAGATTTCTCCCGTCTTCGATATAACGAAGAAAGAACCAACGTTCATTGAATCAATAGCGACAAGATTCTCCTCCTGGTTGAAGTTTGTCAGGACCGTCGCGAGGATGACAAGATTTATCCGCCACATGCAGAAGGCTCGCCCATACAGCGGCGACTCACTCTCGAGTGCGGAGCTGCGTACCACGGAGAATTTGATCTGGAGACTGACCCAAAGTATGAAGAAGAGTTGA